One genomic region from Rhodospirillaceae bacterium encodes:
- a CDS encoding UxaA family hydrolase: MSDLGFTGWRRENGRVGIRNHVIILPLDDLSNAACEAVANNIKGTIALPHHYGRLQFGEDLELHFRTLIGTGCNANVAAVVVIGIEPKWTKIITDGIAKTGKPVEGFSIEQNGDISTIAAASRKAKEYVQWASELQREEASMDELWVSVKCGESDTTSGLASNPTVGNFIDKVDPLGTYTCFGETSEITGAELQCAERAADEETKAKFMKTWNAYNDFIMECKTDDLNDSQPTKGNIEGGLTTIEEKAFGNLEKIGKKTSYIDVLEPAEAPSKGAGLYFMDTSSAAAECVTLQAAAGFVVHLFPTGQGNIIGNPIEPVLKLTANPRTVRTMGEHVDLDVTGILSGDMNLDEAGDALIDITLRTCNGRLTAAEALGHREFVMTKLYRSA, encoded by the coding sequence GCCGTCGCCAACAACATCAAAGGCACCATCGCCCTGCCGCACCATTATGGTCGCCTGCAGTTCGGTGAAGATCTTGAACTACACTTCCGTACCCTGATCGGCACCGGTTGCAACGCCAATGTTGCCGCGGTCGTTGTTATTGGTATTGAGCCAAAGTGGACGAAGATCATCACTGATGGTATCGCCAAGACGGGCAAGCCCGTTGAAGGCTTCTCCATCGAACAGAACGGCGACATCAGCACAATTGCTGCCGCCAGCCGTAAAGCCAAAGAATACGTCCAATGGGCGTCTGAACTGCAGCGCGAAGAAGCCAGCATGGATGAACTTTGGGTTTCTGTTAAGTGCGGTGAATCTGATACGACTTCAGGTTTGGCGTCCAACCCAACGGTCGGTAACTTTATCGATAAGGTTGATCCCCTCGGCACCTACACCTGCTTTGGTGAAACATCGGAAATCACCGGTGCGGAACTTCAGTGTGCCGAACGTGCGGCGGATGAAGAAACCAAGGCGAAGTTTATGAAAACTTGGAACGCCTATAACGACTTCATCATGGAATGCAAAACCGATGACCTGAACGACAGCCAACCAACCAAGGGCAACATCGAAGGCGGCTTGACCACCATCGAAGAAAAAGCTTTCGGTAACTTGGAGAAGATCGGTAAGAAAACCAGCTACATCGACGTGCTGGAACCTGCTGAGGCACCTTCAAAGGGTGCGGGTCTGTACTTCATGGACACATCTTCCGCAGCGGCGGAATGTGTGACCTTGCAAGCTGCGGCTGGCTTTGTTGTTCACTTGTTCCCAACGGGCCAAGGCAACATCATCGGCAACCCGATTGAACCTGTGCTGAAGCTCACGGCGAACCCTCGTACCGTACGGACCATGGGTGAGCACGTGGACTTGGATGTCACCGGCATTCTTTCAGGCGACATGAACCTGGACGAAGCGGGCGATGCGCTGATCGACATCACGCTTCGGACCTGTAACGGTCGCCTAACGGCGGCCGAAGCTCTCGGTCACCGTGAATTCGTGATGACCAAGTTATATCGGAGCGCCTAA